One genomic segment of Arachis duranensis cultivar V14167 chromosome 4, aradu.V14167.gnm2.J7QH, whole genome shotgun sequence includes these proteins:
- the LOC107486939 gene encoding uncharacterized protein LOC107486939 isoform X1 → MASKAHESGSRHHESRRSSTDSRYHERQPASKSSHSKHHDSQHSSRSDSSRHHVTQHSSRSNGSKHHESQHSSRSSASRYHESQHSSRLGGSKHYESQHSSRPDSSRHHESQYSSQHSSRAGGSRYHESQYSSMRHHQEGQYSSRHHENQNSSRLSSSKQHQNPQSSSLSRLPILPSSFRSYSSVLQGSQSSSSSIKKDTGIKKNQIVLPDRFHEHALTMMSAAREPYRCSGCKEQGFGRSYRCENKGCRYVLHEECANAVVHRKNHVSHSFFEGQEFWFLEKPLGYPRVCDACRMDVRGFVYHRKATKDVYDTGLDLHPCCLKLRDKISYKDSGATKTLTLQRDVPKKCVQCKRQKVGDDIKVKGWSYLTSDGDCFHVSCFKELFLEKIRDDYFSEKKIVVSKMQTNIVENNTKFVKVGGGSSNNSKGSSLAKIVVVKIAPVVLKLIFSAIFGDPVSFVLALVEALVTSFN, encoded by the exons ATGGCTAGCAAAGCTCATGAGTCAGGTTCGAGGCACCACGAGAGTCGACGTTCCTCTACTGATTCCAGATACCACGAGAGACAACCTGCATCAAAATCTAGTCATTCAAAGCATCATGATAGTCAACATTCCTCAAGATCTGATAGTTCGAGGCACCATGTGACTCAACATTCTTCAAGATCTAATGGTTCAAAGCATCATGAGAGTCAACATTCATCAAGATCTAGTGCTTCCAGGTATCATGAAAGTCAACATTCATCAAGACTTGGTGGTTCAAAGCACTATGAGAGTCAACATTCATCAAGACCTGATAGTTCGAGACATCATGAGAGTCAATATTCAAGTCAACATTCATCGAGAGCAGGTGGTTCCAGATACCATGAG AGTCAATATTCATCCATGAGGCATCATCAGGAGGGTCAATATAGTTCAAGACATcatgaaaatcaaaattcatcAAGACTTAGTAGTTCAAAGCAACATCAAAATCCGCAATCGTCCTCGTTAAGTCGGCTTCCAATCCTTCCATCCTCTTTTAGATCATACAGTTCAGTGCTACAAGGGAGCCAAAGCTCATCCTCTTCTATAAAAA AAGACACGGGAATTAAGAAGAACCAGATTGTTCTTCCCGACCGTTTCCATGAACATGCTTTAACGATGATGTCAGCCGCCAGAGAACCATATAGATGCAGTGGATGTAAGGAACAAGGGTTTGGACGAAGTTACCGATGTGAAAACAAAGGTTGCAGGTATGTCCTCCATGAAGAATGTGCAAACGCTGTTGTTCACCGTAAAAACCACGTAAGTCATTCATTTTTCGAAGGACAAGAATTCTGGTTCCTAGAGAAACCCCTTGGGTATCCTAGAGTTTGTGATGCTTGTAGAATGGACGTGCGAGGCTTTGTGTATCATCGCAAAGCTACAAAAGATGTCTACGACACAGGCTTGGATTTGCATCCATGTTGTTTGAAGCTAAGAGACAAGATTTCTTATAAAGATTCAGGTGCAACAAAGACACTCACATTGCAACGAGATGTTCCGAAAAAGTGTGTTCAATGTAAGCGTCAAAAAGTTGGGGATGATATCAAAGTTAAAGGGTGGTCATATTTAACTTCCGATGGAGATTGCTTTCATGTTTCTTGTTTTAAGGAATTGTTTCTTGAGAAAATCAGAGATGATTATTTCTCGGAAAAGAAGATTGTGGTGTCAAAGATGCAGACCAACATTGTTGAGAATAATACGAAATTTGTCAAAGTTGGAGGAGGATCATCAAATAATTCAAAAGGATCTTCACTAGCTAAGATAGTAGTGGTAAAGATAGCACCAGTGGTACTAAAGCTAATATTTTCAGCTATTTTTGgagatcctgtttcttttgttcttgCTCTAGTGGAAGCCCTAGTtacttcttttaattaa
- the LOC107486817 gene encoding uncharacterized protein LOC107486817: protein MDSSSSSSHRGSSINEEKHIVVPGIHEHALMSTPAGAPYSCDGCKEGGCGRSYRCEEKNCSGYVLHEECASAVLHRENPESHPFFKGEVFAFLEKPIGHPRFCDACRMEVKGFVYYREETKKDTGLDLHPCCLKLRHNISYEESIATKTLTLQQNVPKKCGLCKRKKFGDDGEPKGWSYVTSDGDCYHVSCFKKWFLEKLSDYFSEKKVVVSKMQSNNTVENNTKVGKVKGRSNSKVSSSVAKKMAVKIAPVILKALFAAIFGDPVSLAVAAWEAIVTLFNN, encoded by the exons ATGGATAGCTCTTCCTCTTCGAGTCACCGTGGATCTTCTATAAATG AGGAGAAGCATATTGTTGTTCCCGGCATCCATGAACACGCGTTAATGTCAACGCCAGCCGGAGCGCCATATAGCTGCGATGGATGTAAAGAAGGAGGGTGTGGACGCAGTTATCGTtgtgaagaaaagaattgcagtGGTTATGTCCTCCATGAAGAATGTGCAAGCGCTGTTCTTCATCGTGAAAACCCCGAAAGTCATCCATTTTTCAAAGGAGAAGTATTCGCGTTCCTAGAGAAACCCATTGGGCATCCTAGGTTTTGTGATgcatgtagaatggaagtgaaaGGGTTTGTGTATTATCGCGAAGAAACAAAAAAGGACACAGGCTTGGATTTGCATCCATGTTGTTTGAAGCTAAGACACAACATTTCTTATGAAGAGTCAATCGCGACAAAGACACTCACATTGCAACAAAACGTTCCGAAAAAGTGTGGCCTATGTAAGCGTAAGAAATTTGGGGACGATGGCGAACCTAAAGGGTGGTCATATGTAACTTCCGATGGAGATTGCTATCATGTTTCTTGTTTTAAGAAATGGTTTCTTGAGAAATTGAGTGATTATTTCTCGGAAAAGAAGGTTGTAGTGTCAAAAATGCAGAGCAATAATACTGTTGAGAATAATACGAAAGTTGGGAAAGTTAAAGGACGATCAAATTCCAAAGTATCATCATCAGTGGCAAAGAAGATGGCGGTAAAGATAGCACCAGTGATACTCAAGGCATTGTTTGCAGCTATTTTTGGAGATCCTGTTTCTCTTGCTGTTGCTGCATGGGAAGCCATAGTTaccctttttaataattaa
- the LOC127746731 gene encoding probable glycosyltransferase At5g03795 has translation MDKYAPPVSSETRQNGKTLALGSLPPASPDSALPLLPLPSIRNPGSSAHRPILASFSVRGLEQLAIGSPLAVVSALAVVSPVAAVSLSKISVVKLVDPEVKERNNEEEGGEELSDIYHSPQVFKLNYAEMMEKFKVCIYADGDPKTFYQTPRKLTEKYASGEGYFFQKIRESRFRTLDPDQAHLFFIPISCHKMRGED, from the exons ATGGACAAATA TGCCCCTCCCGTCTCCTCTGAAACACGCCAAAACGGCAAAACCCTAGCCCTAGGTTCTTTGCCGCCGGCGTCCCCGGACTCAGCGCTtccgcttcttcctcttccctcTATCCGGAACCCAGGTAGTTCGGCACATCGTCCCATCCTCGCTAGCTTCTCTGTCCGTGGCTTGGAGCAGCTTGCCATCGGGTCACCGCTTGCCGTCGTCTCTGCTCTCGCCGTCGTGTCGCCGGTTGCCGCCGTGTCTCTGTCGAAG ATCTCTGTAGTGAAGCTAGTGGATCCTGAAGTGAAGGAACGCAACAATGAGGAAGAAGGAGGTGAAGAGTTGTCTGATATATACCACTCACCGCAGGTTTTCAAGCTGAACTATGCGGAGATGATGGAGAAGTTCAAGGTTTGTATATATGCTGATGGAGATCCCaagacattttatcaaacacctaggAAGCTCACTGAGAAATACGCCAGCGGTGAGGGATATTTCTTCCAAAAAATTCGGGAGAGCAGGTTTCGAACCCTCGATCCTGATCAGGCACACCTCTTCTTCATACCAATCTCCTGTCATAAGATGCGTGGCGAG GATTAA
- the LOC107486939 gene encoding uncharacterized protein LOC107486939 isoform X2 — MASKAHESGSRHHESRRSSTDSRYHERQPASKSSHSKHHDSQHSSRSDSSRHHVTQHSSRSNGSKHHESQHSSRSSASRYHESQHSSRLGGSKHYESQHSSRPDSSRHHESQYSSQHSSRAGGSRYHESQYSSMRHHQEGQYSSRHHENQNSSRLSSSKQHQNPQSSSLSRLPILPSSFRSYSSVLQGSQSSSSSIKNTGIKKNQIVLPDRFHEHALTMMSAAREPYRCSGCKEQGFGRSYRCENKGCRYVLHEECANAVVHRKNHVSHSFFEGQEFWFLEKPLGYPRVCDACRMDVRGFVYHRKATKDVYDTGLDLHPCCLKLRDKISYKDSGATKTLTLQRDVPKKCVQCKRQKVGDDIKVKGWSYLTSDGDCFHVSCFKELFLEKIRDDYFSEKKIVVSKMQTNIVENNTKFVKVGGGSSNNSKGSSLAKIVVVKIAPVVLKLIFSAIFGDPVSFVLALVEALVTSFN; from the exons ATGGCTAGCAAAGCTCATGAGTCAGGTTCGAGGCACCACGAGAGTCGACGTTCCTCTACTGATTCCAGATACCACGAGAGACAACCTGCATCAAAATCTAGTCATTCAAAGCATCATGATAGTCAACATTCCTCAAGATCTGATAGTTCGAGGCACCATGTGACTCAACATTCTTCAAGATCTAATGGTTCAAAGCATCATGAGAGTCAACATTCATCAAGATCTAGTGCTTCCAGGTATCATGAAAGTCAACATTCATCAAGACTTGGTGGTTCAAAGCACTATGAGAGTCAACATTCATCAAGACCTGATAGTTCGAGACATCATGAGAGTCAATATTCAAGTCAACATTCATCGAGAGCAGGTGGTTCCAGATACCATGAG AGTCAATATTCATCCATGAGGCATCATCAGGAGGGTCAATATAGTTCAAGACATcatgaaaatcaaaattcatcAAGACTTAGTAGTTCAAAGCAACATCAAAATCCGCAATCGTCCTCGTTAAGTCGGCTTCCAATCCTTCCATCCTCTTTTAGATCATACAGTTCAGTGCTACAAGGGAGCCAAAGCTCATCCTCTTCTATAAAAA ACACGGGAATTAAGAAGAACCAGATTGTTCTTCCCGACCGTTTCCATGAACATGCTTTAACGATGATGTCAGCCGCCAGAGAACCATATAGATGCAGTGGATGTAAGGAACAAGGGTTTGGACGAAGTTACCGATGTGAAAACAAAGGTTGCAGGTATGTCCTCCATGAAGAATGTGCAAACGCTGTTGTTCACCGTAAAAACCACGTAAGTCATTCATTTTTCGAAGGACAAGAATTCTGGTTCCTAGAGAAACCCCTTGGGTATCCTAGAGTTTGTGATGCTTGTAGAATGGACGTGCGAGGCTTTGTGTATCATCGCAAAGCTACAAAAGATGTCTACGACACAGGCTTGGATTTGCATCCATGTTGTTTGAAGCTAAGAGACAAGATTTCTTATAAAGATTCAGGTGCAACAAAGACACTCACATTGCAACGAGATGTTCCGAAAAAGTGTGTTCAATGTAAGCGTCAAAAAGTTGGGGATGATATCAAAGTTAAAGGGTGGTCATATTTAACTTCCGATGGAGATTGCTTTCATGTTTCTTGTTTTAAGGAATTGTTTCTTGAGAAAATCAGAGATGATTATTTCTCGGAAAAGAAGATTGTGGTGTCAAAGATGCAGACCAACATTGTTGAGAATAATACGAAATTTGTCAAAGTTGGAGGAGGATCATCAAATAATTCAAAAGGATCTTCACTAGCTAAGATAGTAGTGGTAAAGATAGCACCAGTGGTACTAAAGCTAATATTTTCAGCTATTTTTGgagatcctgtttcttttgttcttgCTCTAGTGGAAGCCCTAGTtacttcttttaattaa